A stretch of Desulfotalea psychrophila LSv54 DNA encodes these proteins:
- a CDS encoding EAL and HDOD domain-containing protein — protein MARQPILDRQGKTYGYELLFRSGIDKTFAEIDDQDFATMSVATCGFSRSQDAVSQSKKVFINFTESLILQGAPRALPATLVIIEVLEDTAPSPEVIAELTSLKEDGYVIAIDDFEGDINNEALLDIADIIKVDVLGKSFAEIEQIYNLIKNKKAITLAEKVETHKDYQYLLGLGFDLFQGYFFATPENLTGKNLDTNYASKLRVLATLTTRNLEFKHIVEVVKADPSITFKLLKLLNSAAMGVAIEVTSIRHAVVLLGLTRITHWLRMVVMSDLTASNKPQELFTLALGRGKILEELAKAGQIPEHDPSIMFLFGLVSLLDVMLDMSMDVLVDTLPLIDAAKFGLTDPKTKMAQYLNLLIAIETVEKKNQQELCTSLKISEDSVLKAVLVANEWTNELNAMML, from the coding sequence GTGGCACGGCAGCCAATATTAGATCGACAGGGCAAGACATACGGATACGAACTCCTCTTTCGATCCGGTATAGATAAAACTTTTGCAGAAATAGACGATCAGGATTTTGCAACCATGTCTGTCGCAACCTGTGGCTTTAGCCGATCACAGGATGCAGTTAGCCAATCCAAAAAAGTATTTATCAACTTTACAGAATCCCTCATCCTGCAGGGAGCCCCTAGAGCATTGCCAGCCACCCTCGTCATCATTGAAGTACTGGAAGATACCGCACCCAGCCCGGAGGTGATCGCTGAACTCACCAGCCTAAAAGAAGATGGTTATGTTATTGCCATCGACGATTTTGAGGGAGATATCAATAATGAAGCGCTTCTGGATATTGCCGATATAATCAAAGTAGACGTACTGGGAAAAAGCTTTGCAGAGATTGAACAGATCTACAATCTTATTAAGAATAAAAAGGCCATAACCCTGGCGGAAAAAGTTGAAACCCACAAAGACTATCAATATTTACTAGGATTAGGCTTTGATCTCTTTCAAGGGTATTTTTTCGCCACGCCAGAGAACCTTACCGGTAAAAATCTGGACACCAACTATGCCTCAAAGTTACGGGTTCTCGCGACCCTAACCACACGTAATTTGGAGTTCAAACACATAGTTGAGGTCGTCAAGGCTGATCCAAGCATTACATTTAAGCTACTCAAGCTACTCAATTCAGCCGCCATGGGCGTCGCCATCGAGGTAACCTCCATTCGGCATGCTGTCGTACTATTGGGGCTTACCCGAATAACACATTGGCTGAGAATGGTTGTCATGTCTGACTTAACGGCATCCAATAAACCACAGGAACTTTTCACCCTGGCCCTCGGTAGAGGAAAAATACTCGAAGAGTTAGCAAAAGCAGGACAAATCCCAGAACATGACCCCAGCATAATGTTTTTATTTGGCCTGGTTTCCCTACTCGATGTCATGCTGGATATGTCCATGGATGTGTTAGTAGACACCCTACCACTCATTGACGCAGCAAAGTTCGGCCTTACAGATCCAAAAACAAAAATGGCCCAATATCTCAATTTATTAATTGCAATTGAAACCGTTGAAAAGAAAAATCAACAAGAACTCTGCACAAGCCTTAAAATAAGTGAAGACAGTGTATTAAAGGCAGTACTTGTCGCCAACGAATGGACAAATGAGCTTAATGCAATGATGCTCTAG